GGACTTCCCCTCCTCGATCTGGGCGGTCTGGTCGAGCGACAGGCCGTGCATGGCGCCCAGCGCCGCCCCCACGGCCACCAGGAAGACGGCATAGTGCGCCAGCGTCTGCCCCCAGGCCGACAACCGGTGACGGTGTAGGACCAGCAGGTGCTGGCCCTCGACGGAGCCCAACTCGACGCTGCGGTAGCCGTGACGCCGGGCGGCGGCGCGCAGCCTCGTCAGGGCGGCCGGTAGGGCCACGGGAGCAGCCCCGCTGAGCGCGTCAGCACCGGCGGCGCAGCGGGCCGCGGCGGCCGGGTCGGGCACTCGCCAGCGTAGCGCGCCCTCACGCCACAGGCGGCCCGAGCAGGCGATCAGGCTGAGCAGCAGGACGCCCAACAGCAGCAGGAACCACCAGGCTGTGGGAACATGATCGAGGCTGAGCCAGCCGATGAGGTTGGCCGCGAAGCGTCCGTAGCGGTCCGCGTACTCGTCGTAGCCGGCGCCCTGCGGCACGGCCACGCTCAGCAGCGCCCCGGCGGCGATCAGCACCAGCAACGGGAAGACGGTGCGCATCTCCCGGAGCTGACGCCAGGCGAGGCCGAGCAGGTTGCGCGCGGGGACGCTCGGGGCCGGTTGGTCGGGCGAACTCAACGACTGCCTCCCTCGGCGGGGCTGGCCCGTTCAGTGCTGATGCTCATGCCACAGCCCGTGCAGGTGCGGGTGCACGTGCCGCACGGAGCCGTGGGCATGGGCGTGTGCGTGGATGAGGTTGACCTCCAGCAGCAGGTCCAGGTTGGCGATGGTCTCGCTCACGGGCCCCTCGGCCACGAGGCGGTGGTCCTCGGACAGCACCACCGCCCGATCGGACAGCTCGGCGGCCAGTTCGAGGTCGTGCGTCGCCGTCACAGCCGTCAGACCCGTCGCCCGAAGCTGCGTGAGCAGCTCCAGCAGCCACTGCTGGCTGCGCGGGTCCAGGCCGGAGGTCGGCTCGTCGAGCAGCAGCACCTGCGGGCCGGCCGTCAGCAGGCCGCCCAGTGCCACCCGTTTCTGCTCGCCGCCGCTGAGCGCCTGCGGGGAGCGGTCGCGCAGGTGCGCAATCTCCAGCAACTCCAACGTGTCCTCGACCCGGCGCCGCACGTCCGCCGGCTCCAGGCGTAGTTGCAGCGGCGCGAAGGCCAGTTCCTCCTCGACCGTGGCGCAGAAGAGCTGCACCTCGGAGTGCTGGAACATCATCCCCACGCGCCGCCGGAAGGCGCGGCTCCAGTCGGGCCGGGCCAGCGCGGCTTCCGTGAGCGGCTCGCCGAAAGCCTGGATCGTGCCGGCGGTCGGGAACTGCAGGCCGTCGAGCAGGTGCAGCAACGTGGACTTACCGCTGGCGTTCGCCCCCAGCAGCGCCACGCTCT
This window of the bacterium genome carries:
- a CDS encoding energy-coupling factor ABC transporter ATP-binding protein, with product MNGETLFALRDVSFAYRGGGPVLREVSLSIAAGESVALLGANASGKSTLLHLLDGLQFPTAGTIQAFGEPLTEAALARPDWSRAFRRRVGMMFQHSEVQLFCATVEEELAFAPLQLRLEPADVRRRVEDTLELLEIAHLRDRSPQALSGGEQKRVALGGLLTAGPQVLLLDEPTSGLDPRSQQWLLELLTQLRATGLTAVTATHDLELAAELSDRAVVLSEDHRLVAEGPVSETIANLDLLLEVNLIHAHAHAHGSVRHVHPHLHGLWHEHQH